The Bradyrhizobium sp. WBAH42 genome includes a window with the following:
- a CDS encoding site-specific integrase, with protein MPRRSKGARLQLKAARRNKYGKITHQATWIIRDNGRDVGTGCAAGEIAAAEEKLRDYITSKHKPKRRIRHIDDIPIADVLSIYLDAQLDKLRSRFSVDAENEDSISDIRKFKKRIERLNDWWGGKMLGEVNGEACRSYTKRRQRKGGARRDLEDLRAAIGHHAAEGYHREIVKVSLPEKGQPRDKWLTRSDAAKLIWTCWRYREMQKGSRRSSDETKLPTSKRPLRHLARFILLGIYSGTRAGAIAAASPVPALGRSYVDLERGRYYRLKQGASQTNKRQPTVPIPLRLLAHLRRWHRIDPEAKHFVEYNGKPVNSVKTAFKSAVRLAGLGPGISPHTLRHTAATWLMQRGADPWQAAGYLGMSLEVLLNTYGHHHPDYLSDAVAKIAKRDPAGERKMHVSGAISGAVIPMRRNGSS; from the coding sequence ATGCCGCGGAGAAGCAAGGGGGCTCGACTTCAGCTCAAAGCCGCCCGTCGAAACAAATATGGAAAGATTACCCATCAAGCAACCTGGATCATCAGAGACAACGGTCGGGATGTCGGCACAGGCTGCGCTGCAGGTGAAATTGCAGCCGCGGAGGAAAAGTTAAGGGACTACATCACCTCAAAGCACAAACCAAAGCGAAGAATTCGCCATATAGACGATATCCCGATTGCGGATGTCCTGTCGATTTACTTGGATGCCCAACTAGACAAACTTCGCAGTCGCTTCAGCGTCGACGCCGAAAACGAAGACTCCATTTCGGACATCCGAAAGTTCAAGAAGCGGATCGAACGGCTGAACGATTGGTGGGGCGGAAAAATGCTTGGCGAAGTCAATGGCGAGGCATGCCGGTCCTACACCAAAAGACGTCAAAGAAAGGGTGGGGCTCGCCGCGACCTGGAAGATCTCCGTGCTGCCATCGGCCACCATGCAGCCGAGGGATACCATAGAGAGATCGTGAAGGTCTCCCTGCCCGAGAAGGGCCAGCCGCGAGACAAGTGGTTGACGCGCAGCGATGCGGCTAAACTGATCTGGACCTGTTGGCGCTATCGCGAAATGCAGAAGGGTTCACGTCGGTCGTCGGATGAGACGAAGTTGCCGACGAGCAAACGTCCACTCCGGCATCTTGCTCGTTTCATCTTGTTGGGAATCTACAGCGGCACCCGCGCCGGCGCCATCGCAGCCGCATCTCCTGTGCCCGCCCTTGGTCGCTCATATGTTGATCTGGAGCGCGGCCGCTACTACCGTCTGAAGCAGGGGGCCTCGCAGACCAATAAGCGGCAGCCAACGGTTCCCATTCCCTTGCGCTTGCTTGCTCACCTGCGGCGTTGGCATCGAATCGATCCTGAGGCGAAGCATTTCGTTGAATACAACGGCAAGCCGGTTAACTCAGTCAAGACGGCATTCAAAAGTGCCGTAAGACTCGCGGGGCTTGGACCAGGCATTTCCCCTCACACATTGCGGCATACCGCAGCGACTTGGCTCATGCAGAGAGGGGCGGATCCTTGGCAGGCAGCAGGCTATCTTGGAATGTCACTTGAGGTGTTGCTCAACACCTATGGTCACCATCATCCTGACTACTTGTCTGACGCAGTCGCGAAGATCGCCAAACGGGACCCAGCCGGCGAACGAAAGATGCACGTATCTGGTGCGATATCTGGTGCGGTCATCCCGATGAGGCGAAACGGCTCGTCCTAA
- a CDS encoding HipA domain-containing protein: MNVLISNADDHPRNHGLL, from the coding sequence GTGAACGTGCTGATCTCGAATGCCGACGACCACCCGCGCAACCACGGCCTCCTATAG
- a CDS encoding DUF1508 domain-containing protein produces the protein MYFQLYRDERNEWRWTLHAGNQRKIAESGEGYHHKADCFAAIELVKSTDRDTPIRE, from the coding sequence ATGTACTTTCAACTCTACCGCGACGAGCGTAATGAGTGGCGTTGGACGCTGCACGCCGGAAATCAGCGCAAGATCGCTGAGTCCGGCGAGGGTTATCACCACAAGGCCGACTGCTTCGCGGCAATCGAACTTGTAAAAAGCACCGACCGCGACACGCCTATCCGCGAGTAA
- a CDS encoding enoyl-CoA hydratase-related protein, which translates to MEEIRVERLDGVAHVVLNRPAVRNAVTLAMWRELADIFSSYAIDRDVRGVILRGSDRNFSVGADISEFDRIREDRHQAAAYEVAVDACSGAIAALGKPVVAAIDGYCLGGGCHLALACDFRFAHLNAIIGIPSARLSIVYGVHSVQRLLALTGVSNAKRILYSADRFGAEQAIRMGLIDELHDDVVTAAEKFLQHLSGNAPLSISGAKFMLNGLTMGNGALDLATAQRLVDEASDSGDFKEGREAFAQKRTPRFRGE; encoded by the coding sequence GTGGAGGAAATTCGGGTCGAGCGGCTAGACGGCGTTGCGCACGTCGTTCTGAATCGTCCAGCTGTAAGGAATGCCGTAACGCTTGCGATGTGGCGGGAGCTTGCTGACATCTTCTCGAGTTACGCCATTGATCGGGATGTCCGCGGCGTGATCCTGCGTGGCTCGGACCGGAACTTCTCCGTCGGCGCGGACATCTCCGAATTCGATCGCATCAGAGAAGACCGTCATCAGGCGGCTGCCTACGAAGTCGCAGTCGATGCCTGCTCGGGAGCGATTGCTGCACTGGGAAAGCCTGTCGTCGCGGCGATCGATGGCTACTGTCTCGGAGGAGGCTGCCATCTTGCGCTCGCTTGCGATTTCCGCTTCGCCCATCTCAACGCTATAATTGGCATTCCGTCGGCGAGGCTGTCGATTGTCTACGGAGTTCACAGTGTGCAGCGCCTGCTCGCACTCACCGGCGTGTCCAACGCCAAGAGGATACTCTATTCGGCAGACCGCTTCGGCGCCGAACAAGCCATTCGGATGGGCTTGATCGACGAGCTTCACGACGATGTCGTCACGGCCGCGGAGAAGTTCCTGCAACACCTCTCCGGCAATGCACCGCTCTCGATCTCCGGCGCCAAATTCATGCTGAATGGTCTCACCATGGGCAACGGAGCGCTGGATCTGGCGACAGCACAGCGGCTCGTCGACGAGGCATCCGACAGCGGCGACTTCAAGGAAGGCCGTGAGGCCTTCGCGCAGAA